A DNA window from Paenibacillus sp. HWE-109 contains the following coding sequences:
- a CDS encoding arylamine N-acetyltransferase family protein: MHSKSSQIQTYLERIGFTGSLDGSAKTLAELQECHLHTVPYENLDIIHHIALSLDPQDVYQKIVVRRRGGYCFELNALFGWLLRELGYPVTDFVARFWRDESNAPPKRRHHVLRVEAEGATYLCDVGVGGIVPRRPIALMEGLEQQQGDECYRMERDPDYGWVLCEQKKGEWQRIYSFTEEPQLAKDFIFASFWCEKAPDSIFTKNPMLAIRTLEGRNTVAGREFRIFTSSGVETFTPQTDEAYNEALLVHFGIQLDS; this comes from the coding sequence AGTAGTCAAATTCAGACCTATCTGGAGCGAATAGGGTTTACGGGTTCGCTCGACGGCAGCGCCAAGACGTTAGCCGAACTGCAGGAGTGCCATTTGCACACGGTGCCTTATGAGAATTTGGACATTATCCATCACATCGCTTTATCACTGGACCCGCAAGATGTTTATCAAAAGATTGTCGTACGCCGGCGTGGCGGGTATTGTTTTGAGTTGAATGCCTTATTCGGTTGGCTGCTTCGGGAGCTGGGCTATCCGGTCACTGACTTCGTGGCCCGGTTTTGGCGCGACGAGTCCAATGCACCGCCGAAGCGGCGTCATCACGTTCTACGGGTCGAAGCCGAAGGGGCGACATATTTGTGCGACGTTGGCGTAGGGGGCATCGTTCCCCGCAGGCCAATTGCATTAATGGAAGGATTAGAACAGCAGCAAGGCGATGAGTGCTACCGGATGGAGCGCGATCCTGATTACGGCTGGGTGCTTTGCGAGCAGAAGAAGGGCGAGTGGCAGCGCATTTACTCGTTCACAGAGGAGCCGCAGTTGGCGAAGGATTTTATTTTTGCTTCGTTTTGGTGCGAGAAAGCCCCTGATTCCATATTCACCAAGAACCCGATGCTGGCGATTCGTACCTTAGAGGGGCGGAATACGGTTGCAGGTCGGGAGTTTCGTATTTTTACTTCTTCAGGGGTGGAAACCTTTACTCCGCAAACCGATGAAGCATATAACGAGGCTCTGCTCGTGCATTTTGGAATTCAATTAGATTCCTAA
- a CDS encoding glycerol-3-phosphate responsive antiterminator — protein MNPFPIIASVTKEEQIPKMLQSNVERINLMTGHIGNLESIIRQAHDSGKKVYVHMEMVAGLGKDSYAISYLAEKFQIDGILTTKSAAVTAARQAGLKTIQRIFAIDSAAIQTAIRMINSSQPDEVELMPGLMPRVIRELKGTIKQPLIVGGLIRYEHEMTEALASGADYISTGDPAMW, from the coding sequence ATGAACCCGTTCCCGATTATCGCTTCAGTCACGAAAGAGGAACAAATTCCGAAGATGCTGCAGAGTAACGTGGAGAGAATCAATTTAATGACCGGTCATATTGGGAATTTGGAATCGATCATTAGACAAGCCCATGATTCAGGTAAAAAGGTCTACGTCCATATGGAAATGGTTGCGGGTCTAGGGAAAGATTCTTATGCGATCAGTTATTTAGCCGAGAAATTTCAGATAGACGGCATTCTGACAACCAAATCAGCAGCGGTGACGGCAGCGAGACAAGCTGGCTTGAAGACAATTCAACGTATATTTGCAATTGATTCAGCTGCTATTCAGACAGCCATTCGCATGATCAACAGCAGTCAGCCCGATGAGGTTGAGCTTATGCCCGGTTTAATGCCAAGAGTGATTCGCGAGCTTAAGGGAACCATTAAACAGCCGTTAATCGTTGGTGGATTAATACGCTACGAGCATGAGATGACGGAAGCGTTGGCGAGCGGAGCTGATTACATCTCAACCGGGGATCCGGCCATGTGGTAA
- a CDS encoding glycerophosphodiester phosphodiesterase family protein, whose product MKKMSTKLLGIVTITTLVSGLFQPSAWVPSVHAEESGRKTMEVNKTLTAPIIDGNLDESMWSLNQSLNVKVGQGSFKASKFGLLWDNQYLYIGVKADDDSLLNGQSGSWFEQDNINVFLDPSVHRSAPYSNEDMQIGLVYQPGTTIPEFHFGAALNNHAGKDEKKILRAMNQTASGWSTEIAVPWEMLKFDPILQKQLGMEIGTTDRYGAATTEQRSSYWSAFGSSSFWNDTSGYGTLKLVDTSPVSGSPNPVLLEENFDSYATGTIPPNWISDVNAGSPPFTVVQDTYGNGSMTFDGNATSKQSRIIAPVQWDNYTIEADVRFSSFLNTGRWASIMFRAPASGKPPYPQMAIKQNGTIETAYRNSDGNWYSPTPISATGAGLLVNKDYTMKVRVYDNNVKQYFKAKSDTSFTLYGDKNLAAAVLPEKGRVGFQGDQSKVSFDNLKVTRITAERLTITSASSLEALSGAASVTSSVYYSDGLTETPPADRVKLYSSDESVIKINNNQIYPIKPGKATIKAVYGNAETSQEITVTPSLTGVKVVSLKGDDKGYVLATVGTPLDLSAVQFQADFNNLTTGVVKGNELTWTSTSPSVLIENNVPKVQQKGVYTLTGTKDSASVSMLVVAKNSADTDYVLYEENFDHLADGTLPAGWTRKEGTTAANAVVKSGAFEINALAAPDNPSRVILPSFLSKFGNYKIEADVTHLQANDTARWHSIMYRIQNNDYPYYQMAVRKDATAANGIEFAERTPANGWNVIDRGSNTEAIDPAKMYHYTVKAYGNRVQEWINDRVMVDTDQATVYATGAVGLQANGSKMKVDNIRVTLQQEALPPVPNGRFVEVTEPETRIAMAASVVSELQSAADLAKLDAPALPSNLIIHVGPGLKVTDPAEKLELSSLDAILSQIGSRIIPAFYVKDESTVDQLVAYLKANSWEDAAVVSDNGELIKRARTAYPIIRGILDFSGDSSLKADQLLDVRRKTAASLARIAILPQAISTRENIAYLQQRSIMVWSKETASTPEKQIAMHQLIATGVNGIVTDSPAVQWEALKVYNKNTTLIRKPYIIAHRGMPANSPENTIESNRLGLEAGAEFIENDMYLTKDGHIVILHDGSLERTTNGTGFVEDYTLEQLKKLNANKPYPNGFPDVKIPTLNEQIELAREKGAMVMSEIKTSTPAAVDAYVKLLKDIDGEALVDTMSFSVDQLKRMAQLMPEMPLGLLTSGYANETNVPKSLRETLKLLQGLNASFNTSYSGLGQKFMEAAKHRGLIISPWTLNDKSAFIQYMGLGAFGITTDYAYYASDWAASIQAEKEKYVLAKEESATLAAVVQSYKGKKSTIVPELVLLDGQELVALDGAKVTAKKSGTAHVLLRYTTAMDDGNKYDIYTAPISIQIPGQDGEGEGGSNPESPAAGGSPTIPAIPAAAVIEAKEGKVTASELKQSLGAHSKVEVKFSGDSLELEAAGLIEASKLTGQTLLATSENVSYTLPLSMLKLDELAKQLGVSIDDLRIRVTLKKLDGQDASAIDRAISAAGGKPMTAAVHFEVEAANQAGQRAAVTLGATYASRTILLDKAIDPKKATGVQVIPGTNQLRFVPTLFVTKDGKTTATLIHNKNGVFAIVENHRSFSDLANHWAKGDIELLANKLVVDGVSDSRFEADRSITRAEFAALLVRSLGLSMEASKTTSFKDVAASDWFADVAGSAATAGLFTGYEDGTFRPNQQITREEQAAMVVRAMNFVGIDTRVSSAKRDETLASFQDADQIIWAQSEMAAAIQLGLMNGMAPDTLASGSYATRAQSVVMLKRLLVKANFLNE is encoded by the coding sequence ATGAAAAAAATGTCAACAAAGCTTTTAGGGATTGTGACGATTACGACCTTGGTCAGCGGCCTTTTCCAGCCAAGTGCCTGGGTCCCTAGCGTTCATGCGGAGGAGTCGGGTAGGAAGACGATGGAGGTCAACAAAACGTTAACGGCTCCTATCATCGACGGCAATCTAGATGAATCCATGTGGAGCCTGAATCAATCGCTCAACGTTAAAGTTGGACAAGGTTCTTTTAAGGCGTCGAAATTTGGCCTGCTCTGGGATAATCAGTATTTGTATATTGGCGTCAAGGCAGATGATGACAGCTTGTTGAACGGCCAATCGGGCAGTTGGTTCGAGCAGGATAATATCAACGTCTTTCTTGATCCGAGCGTGCACCGCTCAGCTCCATACAGCAATGAGGATATGCAGATCGGCCTGGTCTATCAGCCTGGAACGACCATACCCGAGTTTCATTTCGGTGCTGCGCTGAATAATCATGCGGGCAAGGATGAGAAGAAAATACTGCGAGCGATGAATCAGACCGCATCAGGCTGGTCTACGGAGATCGCTGTACCTTGGGAAATGCTGAAATTTGATCCTATTCTACAGAAACAGTTGGGCATGGAGATCGGGACGACAGACCGTTATGGGGCCGCTACAACAGAGCAAAGATCCAGCTACTGGAGCGCTTTTGGGTCCTCCTCCTTCTGGAACGATACCTCCGGTTATGGCACGCTTAAGCTGGTGGATACAAGTCCAGTCTCAGGAAGCCCCAATCCGGTGCTTTTGGAGGAAAACTTTGACAGCTATGCCACAGGGACGATACCCCCGAATTGGATATCTGATGTGAATGCGGGAAGCCCGCCTTTTACCGTTGTGCAAGATACGTACGGCAATGGGAGTATGACGTTCGACGGGAATGCAACGTCCAAACAAAGCCGCATCATTGCTCCTGTTCAATGGGATAACTATACAATTGAAGCAGATGTGCGTTTTAGCAGTTTTTTGAATACAGGAAGATGGGCATCCATTATGTTCCGCGCACCCGCTAGCGGGAAGCCGCCATACCCGCAGATGGCCATTAAGCAGAATGGCACCATTGAGACCGCTTATCGCAATTCGGACGGGAATTGGTATTCTCCCACACCGATAAGTGCAACGGGCGCTGGGCTGCTGGTGAATAAGGATTACACGATGAAAGTAAGGGTTTATGACAACAATGTGAAGCAATATTTTAAAGCCAAAAGCGATACAAGCTTTACATTATATGGCGACAAAAATCTCGCAGCTGCGGTGCTCCCGGAGAAAGGGAGAGTTGGCTTTCAGGGAGATCAAAGCAAGGTATCCTTCGATAATCTGAAGGTTACCCGGATCACGGCAGAGCGGCTAACGATTACCTCAGCCAGTTCGTTGGAAGCGTTAAGCGGCGCGGCAAGCGTGACGAGCAGTGTCTACTATTCGGATGGTCTTACGGAGACGCCGCCTGCGGATCGAGTGAAGCTGTATTCATCGGATGAAAGTGTCATCAAAATCAACAACAACCAGATCTACCCTATTAAGCCAGGGAAAGCAACCATTAAGGCTGTATATGGCAATGCTGAGACTTCGCAGGAAATCACAGTGACGCCATCCCTGACGGGGGTCAAGGTTGTTTCCTTAAAGGGTGACGACAAAGGGTATGTACTTGCGACGGTTGGAACTCCATTGGATCTTAGTGCTGTACAGTTTCAAGCAGACTTTAATAATCTCACGACAGGTGTAGTGAAAGGGAATGAGCTGACTTGGACATCGACCAGTCCATCAGTTCTTATTGAGAACAATGTACCCAAGGTGCAGCAGAAAGGTGTTTATACGCTGACAGGCACCAAAGATAGCGCATCTGTCAGTATGCTGGTTGTTGCCAAAAACTCAGCAGATACCGACTATGTCCTGTACGAGGAGAATTTTGATCATCTGGCGGACGGTACCCTTCCTGCCGGCTGGACGCGGAAAGAAGGAACGACAGCTGCCAATGCTGTAGTGAAATCCGGAGCTTTTGAGATCAATGCACTCGCTGCACCGGATAATCCATCCCGGGTCATTCTACCTTCGTTTCTAAGCAAGTTTGGCAATTACAAAATTGAAGCGGACGTGACTCACTTGCAGGCAAATGATACGGCAAGATGGCACTCCATCATGTACCGTATTCAAAACAACGATTATCCTTACTACCAAATGGCGGTCAGAAAAGATGCAACCGCAGCAAATGGCATCGAATTCGCCGAGAGAACGCCTGCCAACGGGTGGAACGTGATCGACAGAGGTTCTAATACCGAAGCTATTGATCCGGCCAAAATGTACCATTATACGGTTAAAGCGTACGGAAACCGTGTTCAGGAATGGATCAACGATCGTGTCATGGTGGATACGGATCAAGCAACAGTCTATGCGACAGGAGCGGTCGGTCTGCAAGCGAATGGCAGCAAAATGAAGGTAGACAACATTCGCGTGACGCTGCAGCAAGAGGCACTGCCTCCTGTACCGAATGGTCGCTTCGTTGAAGTGACCGAGCCGGAAACCCGCATTGCGATGGCCGCGTCCGTCGTAAGCGAGCTTCAAAGTGCGGCAGATTTGGCGAAGCTGGATGCGCCTGCGCTGCCTTCGAATCTCATTATTCATGTGGGTCCAGGACTGAAGGTAACAGACCCTGCAGAAAAGCTTGAATTAAGCAGTCTGGATGCAATTCTAAGCCAAATTGGCAGCCGAATCATCCCTGCTTTTTATGTAAAGGATGAATCCACGGTAGATCAATTGGTGGCATACTTGAAAGCGAATAGTTGGGAAGATGCTGCTGTCGTGTCAGACAACGGAGAATTGATCAAACGAGCGAGAACCGCTTATCCGATCATCCGAGGCATTTTGGATTTCAGCGGCGACAGCAGCTTGAAGGCCGATCAACTGTTGGATGTTCGAAGAAAAACAGCGGCAAGTTTAGCTAGAATTGCTATTTTGCCGCAAGCGATATCAACCCGAGAGAACATTGCTTATCTTCAGCAGCGAAGTATTATGGTATGGTCGAAGGAAACGGCCAGCACACCCGAGAAGCAGATTGCGATGCATCAATTGATTGCGACAGGTGTGAATGGGATCGTGACAGATTCGCCTGCTGTACAATGGGAAGCATTGAAAGTGTACAACAAGAATACGACATTGATTCGCAAACCGTATATCATCGCTCATCGGGGGATGCCGGCGAATTCTCCTGAGAATACAATTGAAAGCAATAGGCTGGGTTTAGAAGCGGGCGCAGAGTTCATCGAGAACGACATGTATTTGACGAAGGACGGACATATTGTCATTCTTCATGACGGGTCACTGGAGCGTACGACGAATGGAACAGGCTTTGTTGAAGACTATACGTTGGAGCAATTAAAGAAATTAAATGCGAACAAGCCATATCCCAATGGATTCCCCGATGTGAAGATTCCAACCCTGAATGAGCAGATCGAACTTGCCAGGGAGAAGGGTGCTATGGTCATGTCCGAAATTAAGACCAGCACTCCTGCAGCTGTCGATGCCTATGTCAAATTGCTTAAGGATATAGATGGCGAAGCTTTGGTGGACACGATGTCTTTCAGTGTAGATCAGTTGAAACGCATGGCGCAGCTTATGCCGGAGATGCCTCTGGGATTGTTGACTAGCGGGTATGCGAATGAGACGAATGTTCCGAAGTCGCTCAGGGAAACATTGAAGCTGCTTCAGGGATTGAATGCTTCATTTAACACGAGCTATAGCGGCTTGGGCCAGAAATTCATGGAGGCTGCCAAGCATCGCGGTCTAATCATTTCACCATGGACGCTGAACGATAAGAGTGCTTTTATTCAATACATGGGTCTGGGAGCTTTCGGGATTACGACGGACTATGCCTACTATGCTTCCGATTGGGCAGCTTCCATTCAAGCTGAGAAAGAGAAGTATGTGCTTGCTAAAGAAGAGAGCGCTACTCTCGCAGCTGTCGTTCAGTCTTACAAAGGGAAGAAATCGACCATTGTCCCCGAACTCGTACTTTTGGACGGTCAAGAGCTGGTTGCTCTGGACGGAGCTAAAGTGACAGCTAAGAAATCAGGAACGGCTCACGTTCTGTTAAGATACACAACTGCGATGGATGACGGGAATAAATATGACATCTATACAGCGCCTATCTCGATCCAAATACCAGGTCAGGATGGTGAAGGCGAAGGTGGCTCAAACCCGGAATCTCCCGCTGCAGGAGGCAGCCCAACAATACCTGCCATTCCAGCCGCAGCAGTCATTGAAGCCAAAGAAGGTAAAGTAACAGCATCCGAACTTAAGCAATCTCTAGGTGCCCATTCTAAGGTAGAAGTGAAATTTAGCGGTGATTCGCTGGAACTGGAAGCAGCTGGTCTGATCGAAGCAAGTAAACTTACTGGTCAAACGCTGCTTGCCACAAGTGAGAATGTCTCTTATACGCTGCCTTTATCTATGTTGAAGCTTGATGAACTGGCTAAGCAACTGGGCGTAAGCATAGATGACCTGCGGATTCGAGTTACACTTAAGAAACTCGATGGTCAAGATGCCTCAGCCATAGATCGGGCCATTAGCGCTGCAGGAGGCAAACCGATGACTGCTGCTGTTCATTTTGAGGTGGAAGCGGCTAATCAAGCAGGACAAAGGGCTGCTGTGACACTCGGAGCAACGTATGCTTCTCGTACGATCCTCTTGGATAAGGCAATTGATCCGAAGAAAGCAACCGGCGTACAAGTGATTCCGGGAACGAATCAACTTCGTTTTGTTCCTACGCTGTTTGTGACCAAGGATGGTAAGACAACAGCTACGCTGATTCATAACAAGAATGGCGTATTCGCCATTGTGGAAAATCATCGAAGTTTCAGCGATCTAGCGAATCATTGGGCCAAAGGCGATATTGAGCTATTGGCAAATAAGCTGGTCGTAGATGGAGTAAGCGACAGCCGTTTCGAAGCGGATCGTTCGATCACACGCGCGGAATTCGCAGCATTGTTGGTTCGCTCCTTGGGGTTAAGCATGGAAGCATCGAAAACTACTAGCTTCAAAGATGTTGCAGCCAGCGACTGGTTTGCAGATGTCGCAGGTTCCGCTGCAACTGCGGGTCTGTTTACCGGATATGAGGACGGAACGTTCCGCCCGAATCAACAAATCACACGTGAGGAGCAAGCGGCGATGGTCGTCCGTGCGATGAACTTTGTGGGAATCGACACCCGCGTAAGCTCCGCCAAGCGGGATGAAACCTTGGCATCGTTCCAAGATGCTGACCAGATCATCTGGGCTCAATCGGAGATGGCCGCAGCAATTCAATTAGGGTTGATGAATGGGATGGCACCAGACACACTAGCATCTGGCAGCTATGCAACACGCGCTCAATCGGTCGTCATGTTGAAACGTTTACTAGTCAAAGCTAATTTCTTGAATGAATAA